From Pelosinus fermentans DSM 17108, the proteins below share one genomic window:
- the mltG gene encoding endolytic transglycosylase MltG, translating to MTYRLRQFKWHIVLVLICLCLGSIIYKLTQPVTSPAGETFVISVKPGMAANEIGELLQEQGAIKSVFIFHVIAKTQGLANSLQAGEYVLTRDMTVQQIIAMLAKGQRLYQQITIPEGYTVGQIAKLIQEKQLGSAERFQQLAQEATPFPYMANQNPNVIYKAEGYLFPDTYQITKGTTEEQLLSMMISQFDKEFSESMRSRANQMGFSIKDVIILASLVEKEAQIEADRPVIAGVFINRLNLGMPLQSCATIQYILGYPKAELSVQDTEIPSPYNTYQHMGLPPGPIANPGIAAINAVLYPKETQFVYFVADQQGAHHFSTTYEEHLAAIEEVRK from the coding sequence ATGACGTATAGGTTGAGGCAGTTTAAATGGCATATTGTATTGGTGTTAATTTGTCTTTGTTTGGGAAGTATCATATATAAGTTAACACAACCTGTTACTTCGCCTGCAGGAGAAACATTTGTTATTTCCGTTAAACCTGGAATGGCAGCCAATGAGATTGGAGAGCTTTTACAAGAGCAAGGTGCTATAAAAAGTGTTTTTATATTCCATGTTATTGCAAAAACTCAAGGCTTAGCAAATTCCTTACAGGCTGGTGAATATGTTTTAACTAGGGATATGACTGTGCAGCAAATTATTGCCATGTTGGCAAAGGGGCAAAGATTATATCAACAAATTACCATACCAGAGGGATATACTGTCGGACAAATTGCTAAACTAATACAAGAAAAACAATTAGGTAGTGCAGAAAGATTTCAGCAGTTAGCGCAAGAAGCTACTCCTTTTCCTTATATGGCAAATCAGAATCCTAATGTAATATATAAGGCTGAAGGTTATCTTTTTCCGGATACTTATCAAATTACTAAAGGAACTACTGAGGAACAGTTACTGAGTATGATGATATCTCAATTTGATAAAGAATTTAGTGAGAGTATGCGATCAAGAGCAAATCAAATGGGTTTTTCGATTAAGGATGTTATTATTTTGGCTTCTTTGGTGGAGAAAGAAGCGCAGATAGAAGCTGATCGCCCAGTTATCGCTGGAGTATTTATCAATCGTTTGAATTTAGGAATGCCGTTGCAGTCTTGTGCTACGATTCAGTATATTCTAGGTTATCCTAAAGCAGAGCTATCAGTACAAGATACTGAAATTCCATCACCTTATAATACTTATCAGCATATGGGGTTGCCTCCTGGACCTATCGCAAATCCTGGAATAGCGGCAATTAATGCTGTTTTATATCCTAAAGAAACGCAATTTGTATACTTTGTGGCTGATCAACAGGGCGCACATCATTTTAGCACAACATATGAAGAGCATCTTGCAGCAATCGAAGAGGTTCGTAAATAA
- a CDS encoding DUF1292 domain-containing protein, whose translation MADIEKDDLEELDEELVVVMTDEEGNEYYYREEMIVPVGDKQYAILIPIEDGEEEEDCGCSTGCGCSEDEVDVYIARIDTDENGEEIYVDPTDEEFEEVRKAYEELMVEDEAE comes from the coding sequence ATGGCTGATATTGAAAAAGATGACCTCGAAGAATTGGATGAAGAGCTCGTAGTTGTTATGACTGATGAAGAGGGTAATGAATATTATTATCGTGAGGAAATGATTGTTCCAGTTGGTGACAAGCAGTATGCTATTTTGATTCCCATTGAAGATGGCGAAGAGGAAGAAGATTGCGGATGTAGTACTGGATGCGGTTGTTCTGAAGATGAAGTTGATGTATATATTGCGCGCATTGATACTGATGAAAATGGCGAGGAAATATATGTCGATCCTACCGATGAAGAGTTTGAAGAAGTTCGTAAAGCTTATGAAGAACTAATGGTAGAAGATGAAGCCGAATAG
- the ruvX gene encoding Holliday junction resolvase RuvX, producing the protein MRILALDVGDKTIGVAASDLLLLTAQGIEVIRRTSLERDLNRLNEIITEYEVGTILIGLPKNMNGSIGPRGELMQTFANRVAETFPTMKVVLWDERLSTVGAQKALIAADVSRAKRKKVIDKMAAVFILQGYLDSLSC; encoded by the coding sequence ATGCGCATACTAGCTCTTGATGTTGGTGATAAAACGATTGGTGTGGCAGCAAGTGACTTGTTATTATTAACAGCACAAGGTATTGAGGTGATTCGTCGTACCTCTTTGGAAAGAGATCTTAATCGTTTAAATGAAATTATTACTGAGTATGAAGTTGGGACAATCCTTATTGGTTTACCTAAAAATATGAATGGTTCCATTGGCCCTAGAGGTGAATTAATGCAAACCTTTGCGAATCGGGTAGCTGAAACGTTCCCTACAATGAAAGTAGTTTTATGGGATGAGCGTTTATCTACTGTTGGGGCGCAAAAAGCACTTATTGCTGCTGACGTAAGTCGTGCGAAACGTAAAAAGGTGATTGATAAAATGGCAGCAGTATTTATTTTACAAGGGTATCTGGATAGTTTATCTTGTTAA
- a CDS encoding IreB family regulatory phosphoprotein, whose translation MPNISEDTMMFRVDNEENNAAMVINAVYQSLKTKGYNPINQLVGYLLSGDPTYITSYNNARGLIRKLERDELLEELVRAYLKDK comes from the coding sequence ATGCCTAATATATCGGAAGATACTATGATGTTTCGTGTGGATAATGAAGAAAATAATGCAGCTATGGTAATTAATGCTGTATATCAGTCGTTAAAGACCAAAGGATATAATCCAATTAATCAATTAGTCGGGTATCTATTATCTGGAGATCCTACATACATTACCAGCTACAATAATGCTCGTGGTTTAATACGCAAATTAGAACGGGATGAACTTCTAGAAGAGTTGGTAAGAGCATATCTCAAAGATAAATAA
- the alaS gene encoding alanine--tRNA ligase — MNYISGNELRKKFLDFFKSKDHLILQSYPLIPENDPTLLLVGAGMAPFKPFFTGKMNPPHPRISTSQKCVRTGDIENVGRTARHHTFFEMLGNFSFGDYFKKEAIAWAWEFITEHLEMPKDKLWITIHTEDDEAFAIWHNDIHIPADRIIRMADNFWEIGPGPCGPCSEIYFDLGEERGCNKSDCAVGCDCDRFLEIWNLVFTQYDRDEAGNYTPLAKKNIDTGAGLERIASVLQNKRSNFETDLLFPLIEHAAKVANVEYGSNSKTDISLKVIADHIRSMTVMIGDGILPSNEGRGYVLRRILRRAVRHARLLGIEKIFLVPMVDIVNTIFAEAYPDLVEKQSYIKKVIQLEEERFQTTLVQGMELLNGHIQKLKELNISELDGATAFKLYDTFGFPWELTLEILEEHDMQLDKPNFDSAMKEQRERARAARQDHEDQLIIPDLSHLETEKLIVDEHAENGNIILAWKNGILADEVHDGEDVAFILDVTSFHAEGGGQIGDTGFLESSLGKMKITATKKLVNGTTYHVGNVTEGLFRVGDLVKLKVDDNRRRDIARNHTATHLLHAALKQVLGTHVNQSGSLVSSERLRFDFSHFSQVTSEQLLEIEKLVNHAILENISVTIVETKQDKAKEMGAVALFGEKYGETVRVVSVGSVSKELCGGSHVMNTSEICVFKIVSEAGIGSGIRRIEAVTGSGAMEYINGRDRMLLSTAIKLKSRPEELAVKVESVMNRVKELENELAALTSKLAHSEVMDLLSKVQEVNGVQVVVGQVSINDIEGLRTIADMVRDRLQCGVVTLGSIHADKVNFVAMATKEAIHKGIHAGNIVKEVSKITGGGGGGRPDMAQAGGKQPEKIFDALQFALEVIKNQVK; from the coding sequence TTGAATTATATAAGTGGAAATGAACTACGTAAGAAATTTTTAGATTTTTTCAAAAGTAAAGATCATTTGATTTTGCAAAGTTATCCATTGATTCCTGAAAATGATCCTACATTATTATTAGTTGGTGCAGGTATGGCGCCATTTAAACCTTTTTTTACTGGTAAAATGAATCCGCCCCATCCGCGTATCAGCACGAGTCAGAAATGTGTGCGTACAGGTGATATCGAGAATGTGGGTCGTACTGCTCGTCATCACACTTTTTTTGAGATGTTAGGCAACTTTTCTTTTGGCGATTATTTTAAAAAAGAAGCGATCGCTTGGGCTTGGGAATTCATTACTGAGCATTTAGAAATGCCTAAAGATAAATTGTGGATAACGATTCATACAGAAGATGATGAAGCATTTGCAATATGGCATAATGATATACATATACCAGCCGATCGAATCATTAGAATGGCGGATAATTTTTGGGAAATCGGTCCTGGACCATGTGGCCCATGTTCAGAAATTTATTTTGATTTAGGTGAGGAACGAGGCTGTAATAAATCCGATTGTGCAGTAGGTTGTGATTGTGACCGTTTTCTAGAAATTTGGAATTTAGTATTTACACAATACGATCGTGACGAAGCTGGTAATTATACTCCTTTAGCTAAGAAAAATATTGATACAGGAGCAGGACTTGAACGTATTGCTTCTGTCTTACAGAATAAAAGATCAAATTTTGAAACAGATTTATTATTTCCGCTCATTGAGCATGCAGCAAAAGTAGCAAATGTCGAATATGGCTCAAATAGTAAAACTGATATTTCATTAAAAGTAATTGCCGATCATATTCGTAGTATGACGGTAATGATTGGTGATGGCATATTGCCTTCAAATGAAGGCAGAGGATATGTACTGCGTCGTATTTTGCGTAGAGCAGTTCGTCATGCCCGTTTGCTGGGAATTGAAAAAATATTCTTGGTTCCAATGGTTGATATCGTCAATACCATTTTTGCTGAAGCGTATCCCGATTTAGTAGAAAAGCAATCCTATATTAAAAAAGTGATTCAATTAGAAGAAGAACGCTTTCAAACAACATTAGTACAAGGTATGGAATTATTAAATGGACACATTCAAAAGTTGAAAGAATTGAATATTTCTGAACTGGATGGTGCTACTGCATTTAAATTGTACGATACTTTTGGTTTTCCTTGGGAGCTGACTTTAGAAATCTTAGAAGAACATGACATGCAGCTAGATAAACCGAATTTTGATTCTGCCATGAAAGAACAACGTGAGCGCGCGCGAGCTGCTCGTCAGGATCATGAGGATCAGCTGATTATCCCAGATTTATCTCATCTAGAAACAGAAAAGCTCATTGTTGATGAACACGCTGAAAATGGAAACATTATACTGGCTTGGAAGAATGGTATCCTAGCTGATGAAGTTCATGATGGTGAAGATGTAGCATTTATTCTGGATGTGACTTCTTTTCATGCAGAAGGCGGTGGCCAAATTGGTGATACTGGTTTTCTTGAAAGTTCATTAGGAAAGATGAAAATTACGGCTACTAAAAAACTAGTAAATGGTACTACTTATCATGTTGGGAATGTTACTGAAGGTTTATTCAGAGTTGGAGATCTTGTCAAACTTAAAGTTGATGATAATAGACGTCGTGATATTGCCCGCAATCATACCGCTACCCATTTGTTGCATGCGGCTTTAAAACAAGTATTGGGTACCCATGTAAATCAATCTGGATCTCTGGTAAGCTCCGAAAGATTACGTTTTGACTTTTCACACTTTTCTCAAGTTACCTCAGAACAACTCCTAGAAATAGAAAAATTAGTAAATCATGCAATTTTAGAAAATATTTCTGTTACTATCGTAGAAACTAAGCAGGATAAAGCCAAAGAAATGGGTGCGGTAGCATTATTTGGTGAAAAATATGGTGAAACAGTTAGAGTTGTTTCTGTTGGCAGCGTTAGTAAGGAATTATGTGGTGGCAGTCATGTTATGAATACGTCTGAAATATGCGTGTTTAAGATCGTTAGTGAAGCGGGTATTGGTTCCGGCATTCGAAGGATTGAAGCCGTAACAGGTAGTGGAGCTATGGAATATATTAATGGGCGAGATCGGATGTTATTAAGCACGGCGATAAAATTAAAATCACGCCCTGAAGAACTTGCTGTAAAAGTAGAAAGTGTTATGAATCGTGTTAAAGAATTAGAAAATGAACTAGCTGCTCTTACTAGTAAATTAGCGCATAGTGAAGTAATGGATTTATTGTCCAAGGTACAAGAGGTTAATGGCGTGCAAGTTGTTGTAGGCCAGGTAAGTATTAATGATATAGAGGGTTTGCGTACGATTGCTGATATGGTGCGTGACCGCTTACAATGCGGTGTTGTAACCCTTGGATCTATTCATGCTGATAAAGTTAATTTTGTTGCGATGGCAACGAAAGAAGCGATTCATAAAGGGATTCATGCCGGTAATATTGTAAAAGAAGTTTCCAAAATTACTGGCGGCGGTGGCGGCGGTCGCCCTGATATGGCGCAAGCAGGTGGCAAGCAGCCAGAGAAGATTTTTGATGCATTGCAGTTTGCTCTAGAAGTTATTAAAAATCAAGTTAAATAA